The following are encoded together in the Zingiber officinale cultivar Zhangliang chromosome 8A, Zo_v1.1, whole genome shotgun sequence genome:
- the LOC122009045 gene encoding arginine decarboxylase-like has translation MPALACVDAAVVPPGYAFARDGALPAPRAFLGGAPTTGDYDTSDFSAPWSTAHSSALYRIDGWGAPYFRVNSSGDIAVRPHGAATLPHQEIDLMKVVKKASASKSSGGLGLRLPLLVRLPDVLKHRLESLHAAFDFAIQSVGYGGRYHGVYPVKCNQDRYIVEDIVEFGAPFHYGLEAGSKAELLLAMSCLTRGSPDALLVCNGYKDEEYIALALIARSMNLNTVIVLEQEEELDTVVETSRRLGIRPVIGLRAKLRTKHSGHFGSTSGEKGKFGLTTMQTLSVVQKLQRLEMLDCLQLLHFHIGSQIPSTSLLAEGVVEAAQIYCELSRLGASMRVIDIGGGLGIDYDGSHSGDSDMSVNYGLEEYACTVVRTVMLACDRKNVNHPIICSESGRALVSHHSVLIFEAVSSDSIKADASPFASPNLSFLADELADDARAGYNSLMAAAFRRDYESSAIYAEQLKRTCVEHFKDGIIGLEHLAAVDGLCDIVTKKLGVADQVKTYHVNLSIFNSIPDLWSIGQVFPIVPIHHLDQRPGVKGVLSDLTCDSDGKVNQFIGGLTSLPLHEFGGGGGGGYYLGMFLGGAYQEALGGLHNLFGGPSVVRVAQSDGPYCFAVTLAVPGSSCAQVLQAMRHEPEVMFEALKHRAAECGVGGADAIMRAFHSMPYLICRTGGGVGGGDAIGSDSDGCCGGGDVIGSDSDGCCGGGEEEDEDDWGFMRSLIM, from the coding sequence ATGCCGGCCCTCGCGTGCGTAGATGCTGCAGTTGTGCCCCCTGGCTACGCCTTCGCGAGAGATGGCGCTCTTCCCGCGCCGAGGGCATTCCTTGGCGGCGCTCCGACGACGGGAGATTACGACACCTCTGACTTTTCTGCGCCCTGGTCCACCGCCCATTCCAGCGCCCTTTATCGGATCGACGGATGGGGCGCGCCTTACTTTCGCGTCAATTCCTCCGGCGACATCGCCGTGCGGCCGCACGGTGCCGCCACCCTTCCCCACCAGGAGATCGACCTCATGAAGGTTGTAAAGAAGGCCTCTGCTTCCAAATCTTCCGGCGGGCTTGGCCTCCGCCTTCCGCTCCTCGTCCGCCTTCCAGACGTCCTGAAGCACCGGCTGGAGTCCCTTCATGCCGCCTTTGACTTTGCCATCCAATCCGTCGGGTACGGTGGGCGCTACCATGGCGTCTACCCGGTGAAATGCAACCAGGACCGCTACATCGTGGAGGATATCGTTGAGTTCGGTGCGCCGTTCCATTACGGCCTCGAGGCCGGATCCAAGGCGGAGCTCCTCCTCGCCATGAGTTGCCTTACTCGAGGCAGCCCGGACGCTCTCCTTGTCTGCAATGGATACAAGGACGAGGAGTACATTGCCCTCGCCCTCATCGCCCGAAGCATGAATCTCAACACCGTGATCGTCCTGGAGCAGGAGGAGGAGCTCGACACGGTTGTCGAGACCAGCCGGAGGCTTGGCATCCGGCCGGTAATCGGTCTCCGCGCCAAGCTTCGTACCAAGCATTCTGGTCATTTTGGATCCACCTCTGGAGAAAAGGGCAAGTTCGGCCTGACCACCATGCAAACCCTATCTGTTGTCCAGAAACTCCAGCGCCTAGAGATGCTCGATTGCCTGCAGCTCCTCCACTTCCATATCGGCTCGCAGATCCCATCCACCTCGCTGCTCGCCGAAGGCGTCGTCGAGGCCGCCCAAATATACTGCGAGCTCTCCAGGCTTGGAGCCTCCATGCGCGTCATCGACATTGGCGGTGGCCTCGGCATCGACTACGACGGCTCTCACTCCGGCGATTCGGACATGTCCGTGAATTATGGCCTCGAAGAATACGCCTGCACCGTGGTGCGGACCGTGATGTTGGCATGCGACCGCAAGAATGTAAACCATCCAATTATCTGCAGCGAGAGCGGCCGCGCCCTGGTGTCCCATCATTCCGTGCTCATCTTCGAAGCAGTCTCATCCGACTCCATCAAGGCCGATGCATCGCCATTCGCCAGTCCCAATCTTTCCTTCCTCGCCGACGAGCTTGCGGACGACGCGCGTGCCGGTTACAACAGTCTGATGGCCGCTGCGTTTCGCAGAGACTATGAATCCTCTGCAATCTATGCAGAGCAGTTGAAGCGGACATGCGTCGAACACTTCAAGGACGGTATCATTGGCCTTGAACATTTGGCAGCCGTGGATGGCCTTTGCGATATCGTGACGAAGAAATTAGGCGTGGCTGATCAGGTGAAGACTTACCATGTAAATTTGTCCATCTTCAACTCGATTCCAGATTTGTGGAGCATCGGGCAAGTCTTCCCAATTGTCCCAATCCATCATCTCGACCAGCGGCCGGGAGTGAAGGGCGTTCTTTCCGACCTAACTTGCGACAGCGATGGGAAGGTGAACCAGTTCATCGGAGGGCTGACGAGCCTACCGCTGCACGAATTCGGCGGCGGCGGTGGGGGCGGGTACTATTTGGGGATGTTCCTCGGAGGGGCTTACCAGGAGGCGCTTGGGGGGCTGCACAACCTGTTCGGGGGGCCGAGCGTTGTGCGCGTGGCGCAGAGCGACGGGCCGTACTGCTTCGCGGTTACGCTGGCGGTTCCCGGCTCGTCCTGCGCCCAGGTCCTGCAAGCGATGCGGCATGAGCCCGAAGTGATGTTCGAGGCGCTCAAGCACCGCGCAGCAGAGTGCGGGGTGGGGGGCGCCGACGCCATTATGCGCGCTTTCCATTCGATGCCGTACCTCATCTGCCGGACCGGCGGAGGCGTGGGCGGAGGTGATGCTATCGGCAGCGACTCAGACGGGTGCTGCGGCGGTGGGGACGTGATTGGCAGCGACTCGGATGGGTGCTGCGGCGGAGGTGAGGAGGAAGACGAAGACGACTGGGGCTTCATGCGTTCCTTGATCATGTGA